In the genome of Coregonus clupeaformis isolate EN_2021a chromosome 1, ASM2061545v1, whole genome shotgun sequence, one region contains:
- the LOC121582107 gene encoding bone morphogenetic protein 2-like: MILQGLLIWLVLTLPLRTVSIFTISYDEESKETVWKDNRLDITKSAKKMDELFNPKDLPESSSVPHRKAPQFMLDLFNAVADSNGIPRNSEKLEGNVVRSFEDRGHAGGRFHFFNLSSFARDERMIKAEFRWFRQKQRLFLGQSYGPYFYKVDLYEVLDNRVKPWRGNLITSRLLPLYTQGWEVFNVTQTVSKWIRNSEDNNGILVVITLPSGKWIESVLPSSERQGESPAENAYLVIFSDDGRGSTTNRSLNQGHVSQATAHGSPAKVQPQDSRSRRRRAAQSYPRSRPMSCQRIPLFVDFEEIGWAGWIISPRGYNAYHCKGSCPFPLGESLRATNHATVQSIMHALKLSNDLDTPCCVPDKLQSISLLYFDDEENVVLKQYDDMVAVSCGCH; the protein is encoded by the exons ATGATATTACAGGGTCTACTCATCTGGCTCGTCCTCACATTACCGCTAAGAACCGTGTCCATTTTCACTATCTCTTATGACGAAGAATCCAAAGAAACTGTTTGGAAAGACAACCGTTTGGATATAACAAAGTCGGCTAAGAAGATGGACGAATTGTTCAATCCGAAGGATTTGCCTGAGAGCTCTTCAGTGCCTCATAGAAAGGCACCTCAGTTTATGCTGGACTTGTTCAACGCAGTGGCGGACTCCAATGGAATCCCCAGGAACTCGGAGAAACTAGAGGGCAATGTGGTGCGGAGCTTCGAGGACAGAG GACATGCCGGTGGAAGGTTTCATTTCTTCAATTTGTCCTCATTTGCCAGAGATGAGAGAATGATCAAAGCAGAATTTCGCTGGTTCAGGCAAAAACAAAGACTTTTCCTTGGGCAGTCATATGGACCCTATTTCTACAAG GTGGACCTATATGAGGTGTTGGATAACAGAGTAAAACCTTGGAGAGGGAATCTAATCACGTCAAGACTTTTGCCTTTATACACTCAGGGATGGGAAGTCTTCAACGTCACACAAACA GTGTCCAAGTGGATTCGCAACAGCGAGGATAATAATGGTATTCTGGTTGTTATTACTCTGCCATCGGGGAAATGGATTGAGTCTGTCCTGCCGTcttcagagagacagggagaatcaCCTGCGGAGAACGCTTACCTGGTTATATTCTCAGACGACGGAAGAGGCTCCACCACTAATCGATCACTAAATCAAG GACATGTCAGCCAAGCCACAGCACATGGCAGTCCTGCGAAGGTACAGCCTCAAGACAGCCGGAGCAGGAGGAGGCGCGCAGCCCAAAGTTATCCCCGCAGCCGCCCCATGTCCTGCCAGCGTATCCCCCTCTTTGTGGACTTTGAGGAGATCGGCTGGGCAGGCTGGATCATCTCTCCACGGGGGTACAACGCTTACCACTGCAAGGGCTCCTGCCCGTTCCCACTCGGAGAGAGTCTCCGCGCCACGAATCATGCGACTGTGCAGTCCATCATGCATGCACTAAAGCTCTCCAACGACCTGGATACACCATGCTGCGTGCCTGACAAACTCCAGTCCATCAGCCTTCTCTATTTTGACGACGAGGAAAACGTGGTTCTGAAACAGTATGACGATATGGTGGCAGTCAGCTGTGGCTGTCATTGA